The following proteins are encoded in a genomic region of Micromonospora olivasterospora:
- a CDS encoding TrmH family RNA methyltransferase has product MTVVLRVSGRNARFQQWKALLDNRTKRQRRGEFLVQGVRPITMAVEHGWQIRELLYDTSAQLSGWAREALDTVRAERFAVSRELMHELGGKADAVPELLAVVALPEDDLRRIPVGPTMLTVVFDRPTSPGNIGTLVRSADAFGAGGVIVTGHAADVYDPKAVRASTGSLFALPVVRVPSHQAVLSWVADVRADGIGMSIVGTDERGILDAAEYDFTQPTLTLIGNETTGLSSGWREACDQLVRIPMFGSASSLNAATAATVVLYESARQRAAAARR; this is encoded by the coding sequence TTGACAGTGGTTCTGCGAGTGAGTGGCCGCAATGCGCGGTTCCAGCAATGGAAAGCTCTCCTCGACAATCGGACCAAGCGGCAGCGACGCGGCGAGTTCCTCGTGCAGGGCGTGCGCCCGATCACCATGGCCGTCGAACACGGCTGGCAGATCCGGGAGCTGCTCTACGACACCAGCGCTCAGCTGTCCGGCTGGGCACGCGAGGCCCTGGACACAGTCCGGGCCGAGAGGTTCGCCGTCTCGCGTGAACTGATGCACGAACTGGGAGGTAAGGCAGACGCGGTGCCAGAGCTGCTGGCCGTGGTCGCGCTGCCGGAGGACGACCTGCGCCGCATCCCGGTCGGTCCGACCATGCTCACCGTCGTGTTCGATCGGCCCACCAGCCCCGGCAATATCGGGACCCTCGTTCGGTCGGCGGACGCCTTCGGCGCCGGCGGCGTCATCGTCACCGGCCACGCCGCCGACGTGTACGACCCGAAGGCGGTCCGGGCGAGCACCGGCTCGCTGTTCGCCCTGCCCGTGGTCCGGGTGCCCTCCCACCAGGCCGTTCTATCCTGGGTCGCTGACGTCCGCGCCGACGGCATCGGCATGAGCATCGTGGGAACCGATGAGCGCGGCATCCTGGACGCCGCCGAGTACGACTTCACACAACCCACCCTGACGTTGATCGGCAACGAGACCACCGGCCTCAGCTCCGGCTGGCGCGAGGCATGCGACCAACTCGTCCGGATCCCCATGTTCGGGTCCGCCAGCTCCCTGAACGCGGCGACCGCCGCGACCGTCGTGCTGTACGAATCGGCACGCCAGCGGGCCGCCGCCGCCCGGCGGTAG
- the serS gene encoding serine--tRNA ligase has translation MLDMELIRKDREAVATALAKRLDPAEVNRALDELQRLDQERRALITEIDAERQRRKAEARAYAAAKRAGTEPEVSAPEAGRKQLAELESELDGVQSRLRERMSELPNVPADDVVAGGKEANRVVKTFGAPPAIEELRDHVELSRALGLVDHERGVKLGGSGFWMYTGMGARLEWALVNWLIERNVEAGYEFLLPPHLLLDTAGFAAGQFPKFYDDVYHLDKRSAPRGQFLLPTAETAILGAFQDEILDIAKLPLKVFAYTPCYRREAAGSHSDERGTVRGHQFNKVEIFQFTLPEQADAALEEMVGHAESLVEGLGLHYQRSLLAAGDASAAMRKTLDIEVWMPSTGKYKEVSSVSWGGDYQARRAAIRYREPGGKQTRFVHTLNGSALATSRLFPAILEQFQQPDGSVLVPEVLRDRLGTDRLTPVR, from the coding sequence ATGCTCGACATGGAGTTGATCCGGAAGGATCGCGAGGCGGTGGCGACCGCGCTGGCGAAGCGACTGGATCCCGCCGAAGTCAACCGGGCGCTGGACGAGCTCCAGCGGCTCGACCAGGAGCGCCGCGCCCTGATCACCGAGATCGACGCCGAGCGGCAGCGCCGCAAGGCGGAGGCCCGGGCGTACGCGGCAGCGAAGCGGGCCGGCACCGAGCCGGAGGTCTCCGCGCCGGAGGCCGGGCGCAAGCAGCTCGCCGAGCTGGAGTCCGAGCTGGACGGGGTGCAGTCCCGGCTGCGCGAGCGGATGAGCGAGCTGCCGAACGTGCCCGCCGACGACGTCGTCGCCGGGGGCAAGGAGGCCAACCGGGTCGTCAAGACCTTCGGCGCGCCGCCGGCCATCGAGGAGCTGCGCGACCATGTGGAGCTGAGCCGCGCGCTCGGCCTGGTCGACCACGAGCGTGGGGTCAAGCTCGGCGGCTCCGGCTTCTGGATGTACACGGGCATGGGCGCCCGGCTGGAGTGGGCGCTGGTCAACTGGCTGATCGAGCGGAACGTCGAGGCCGGGTACGAGTTCCTGCTCCCGCCGCACCTGCTGCTGGACACCGCCGGGTTCGCCGCCGGCCAGTTCCCCAAGTTCTACGACGACGTCTACCACCTGGACAAGCGGTCCGCCCCGCGCGGCCAGTTCCTGCTGCCCACGGCGGAGACGGCGATCCTCGGCGCGTTCCAGGATGAGATCCTGGACATTGCGAAGCTGCCGCTGAAGGTGTTCGCGTACACCCCGTGCTACCGGCGGGAGGCCGCCGGCTCGCACTCCGACGAGCGCGGCACGGTGCGCGGCCACCAGTTCAACAAGGTGGAGATCTTCCAGTTCACCCTGCCCGAGCAGGCCGACGCCGCGCTGGAGGAGATGGTCGGCCACGCGGAGAGCCTGGTCGAGGGGCTGGGCCTGCACTACCAGCGCAGCCTGCTCGCGGCCGGCGACGCCAGCGCCGCGATGCGCAAGACCCTCGACATCGAGGTCTGGATGCCGAGCACCGGCAAGTACAAGGAGGTGTCGTCGGTCTCCTGGGGCGGCGACTACCAGGCCCGCCGGGCGGCGATCCGCTACCGGGAGCCGGGCGGCAAGCAGACCCGCTTCGTGCACACGCTGAACGGCTCGGCGCTGGCCACCAGCCGGCTGTTCCCGGCGATCCTGGAGCAGTTCCAGCAGCCCGACGGCTCGGTGCTGGTGCCGGAGGTGCTCCGCGACCGGCTCGGCACCGACCGGCTGACGCCGGTCCGCTGA